GTTTGGAGGATTGAAGCATAAAAAATAATCCATTGAAGCTACATACGGCAAGACAGggtaaattgaaaattttttttttttctcacaaatctttgttttttctaTGCTCGAGTAGATTTAGGTAAAACAAActtaaaaattctgaaaataattgaaaaaaatgGGATACTTGGTTCAATATAGTTTGAGAACAACATCTAATGAATGGAAGTGATTTCCACCTCTGATTTTGAACCTGCCCGAAACTCTTTATAGCATTAGACTATTAatatatgtaagaaacctcatcttttatacaATTTCAATTGAATGCAATTGTCTCGTGACACGTTGTActcctttttagtgtttatacatgatacatgttatatattgcttatttatagtgttttatgctccaaaagtgtatttccatatCTTACCGTATCTTACATCTCTCAgatacgatatgatacaatactcttaaaatcacccctctGATATGATACCTAATattgatacttaaaaccttggttgCCACAGCCCACCTGAAGGCAATTTTTCCATATAACTATCCAAATGGCAAAACATGGTTAGAAAAGCTGTCTCAAGTCTCCTATTCAAATTTTACGAGCTGATGCATTGAGCATTATCTGAAAATATTAGTGTGTATCCCGTTTCCTTTCCCAACTTAAATAAGGAACCCAAATTCTTATGTTACATGTATTAAAAATGTTCGCTATTATATACCATAAAAGGCTAGATTGACTTATAACTTAAGCTAATTGATCATCATGGGTTCAACTTAGATAAACCATGACTtctgaaaaatatatatatatatatattgtttatcAGAGCTTTAGATTTGtaagccaagaaaaaaaaaaaacctgatcaGCAGTTGTGAAGCCCCTGATTGTGTCACCACCAATTATTGCAATTCCTTTATCTCCAAGTGGCTGTAAGATAACTGCCTAGTGAAGAGAAATGTACATCAGCAAGCCTTTAAACCTGCTCGGCTCCACAGGGGAGAGGGGATCTTCAGCTGGGAGGCATTGCGTTTTCAACATTCAAATGGAAATAAGAATGAAAACCACCAAAAAACATAATGAAACAATTCTTCTAAGAGGGAGAGGGGAATCATACTGAGAAAAGGGATCAGTTTGTATTCAAAGCATATCTTGTAACTTGAAGACTTCAACGTAGGGTTCATAAGAATAAGACTACAGACAGTTTAGATCAATCCACATAAGCTTATATATGGGTATTGCATATTAAATTATTTACCCTCTCCACTAACCAAAGTAGGACAAAGGAAAAGTCTATACTAGTGTATCTACTTtctaaagaaaattttgatctGTGGGGACTGTAGACATCCTTCAGACAAGTTTCAGGGGCCACAGTATGGGATCAAGGAAAAGACCATGCGAAGCAAATTCTGTATGGCTCGTAGCAAAAATATAACAGATCAGTAAATAGGATTTGAGTTTCAAATGGAGTATACCATCACAGAATACTTTCTGTAAGCTGAATAGCAGCTTCAGTGTCTTAAACCACACTAACCAATACAGAATGCACTATCTTGTTCTTATCTGCCTTACACGTGACCATAAACTATCATAAAGATCTGTGATATTTCCATAAGTGGTATCCTCGAGATCTTGAAGAAATTAATGTTTGATTGCTATTCctccacaccccccccctcttttttttcccttctaccACATCACTTGCCAGCAACAGGTAGAAAGAGTTGCAGGCAAGTGCTACAGTAATTGACAACAAAGACTAAAATGGGTCACTAGAAAAGGAGACCAATAATATTCTCTTATTCATGATTGTCAAGGgtttatctctttctttaaaACAAGTTCAAGTAAGGGCACAAAATGTGTCTATGACTTGTTCCCAAGAGCTACCTTTCTCCCCTTCTCTGTGCACACGAACcagcaaacaaaaacaaaatctcaTTGAGTTCATAGTAATTGGAGAAAACCAGGTCAACCAATAATATATTAATGGAAAGCGCGCACTAGTACCTGTGTATTTGAAGGTAGAAATGGCAACTCAGACTTTCCAGGATAAAGAGATAAGTTGGCCAAGTAACTttctagaaaaagaaaaagaaaaaaaaactattcaaCTTGTAAGACAAGCTGACAAGGACAGTGAATAACTCGAAATTCTGGAGATCGTTCAAATAATTACTTACGGGCTCCAGACTTCATAACACCTTGATAAAGCAACCCTTGAATTAATTTAGGGGCATCCACCTCCATGGTATAGCCACCATTAGATTCAGCTGCCACCCCAATTTGAAGAAGGCAACTGCCTTCATAAACAATTACCAATGACCTGCAGCATGTCACAACTGACAGAGATTCCCACGTCCTGATAATTATCAAAACAGTATTAACTGCATGTTTCAGATAAAAGGGTAATCACGAAAAATCCATGAGCTCCAACTTAATATTAACACAGATTGCAGTTCTATCTCTCTTGTTACCATTTAGTTCATCCAATAAACAAACATACATTTCTTGAAATAGATGTGCCTACATATGCAACAAATTAGAGCCATAAAGTATATTATGCAGGCAGAGGCAAGCTAACCAAAAAAATCCTGAATATTGGACTAAACTGTAAAGGTAGGGTTTATTTTTCTCTAATAATTAGAAACATTTTCATCTCTAGAAAGTGAATATTAAATAGATTGACTGCAACACAACTCAACTCAAACTAAGCCTTATACACAACTGAATCGATTTGCTACATCAATCCTGTTTCGCCATTCAACTGTGTTCAAAGCCACACTTGAGGAACTGAATGATATAACAACTAATCTAGTTGAAATGCCAAATCAATTAGTATTACAAACATTTATGATACCTTTTGTGATCTTCAAACAAATATCCAAGAAAAGGATCGGATATTAACATAAGAAAGAATATAGcatttgaaagaaaagaaaatgggtGGTACAGTACCACAGCAATTCAGAAACTATACAATCAGGAAGATCAGAACATATCTTCCGACATTCTACACCTTGAGGATTTACCTGTAATCAGAAGTAAACAGTAATAATTGTGTACACGGTGAGAGGATCTTAAACGAAAATGAAGcaggtttgaaaaaaaaaaaaaaaaacatcagaaCAGCTCAACCAGCTTTCTCAATTCAAGAGAAAAAAAGCATGTGCAAAATCCTCACCTTAGAAACAGATTTTGGTCGGATAGACAGCCACACCAGACCAGCAAGAACATTGGTAACAGCCAAACCAAGTGTCAGTAAATCAGCTCTGGACTGTGAACTGCTAGAAATTAAGGTTTCAGTTGAATGTAAGCATTTAACATCAAAGCAAATGTAATGAAAATAATTTCAAGGTCAATACAATATAAAATGATAGATCTGTTGACAACCAGGGGGAAACATAAGGGAAAtttgcctagatctactagataagaaaatatattacaaaacaagtagggtTGACTTTGTTTTGCACCTACTTTTCTTGtaaacctacttgttttgtaattattgtttAGATCTAGTAGATCTTGGAAATTGTCCCAGAAAATAGAAGGATCGGTAAATGATCAGCAAACAAATAATTGTATTAGGTGTTAAAGCAGTAACTTGTCTACTGATTCAATACAAAAAAGGGTTTTTGCCCATATAATTAATTGGCTATATATATCATACCAGAACAGTTCATGTTCAGTTACATTCCCTATATGCTAATCTACAGTTTGTTCCACTTAGTCTTTACATGAAGATTTACAGGGAAAACATGCAACATGTACCATAAAAAATGCCGAAATGTTAAGAAAGATGTAGCAATCAGCGCACAGTGTGCCAGTTTCATATTTTGCTTAGGAATATAACATGCTTAGAATTCGCAGCATTAACATAGCGAAGCTTCTTCTTGGCGAAGTGTTTAGAGTGCAATTCAACTTTACGTCAAGAAGGTAAACAAAGGAGGAGAAAGTATATACAAATCCATTACTACCTCACACCCAACCATTCAAACATAACACCATATATCACATGGATTCAGTATAAACTCATTAAATCTGAAACTATACGGAGCTCAATTCCTTATTATGTGTAATGTAGACATTTAGGGCACTTCCAAGAATGGTTTACCATCCAATAACAGGAATTGCGAAATAGATAAAGTGAATTAAGAACTCCAGAACAAAATCATAAACTAGAAAGTCTTACTAATAAGAATTTTGTTGAAGGAACGGCTAGAGATTTTAAGAGAAGGATAAGGTGTGAGTGGAGGATTTAATTACCTGCTGGCGTCTGCAACAGGGGCGATACCTGAAGCAGCGCGGTTGAAGAGAACAGCAAAGAGGGAGAGGCCTCCAACGTAAATAGGCAAGCTGCGAACAACGTCGTCGTTTCTGGAAACCCAGTCGGCGACCCAATCCCTCTTGGGCTTCGGTCCCCTGTAACCCGCTCCCTTCCTCAAA
The nucleotide sequence above comes from Telopea speciosissima isolate NSW1024214 ecotype Mountain lineage chromosome 3, Tspe_v1, whole genome shotgun sequence. Encoded proteins:
- the LOC122656725 gene encoding protein COFACTOR ASSEMBLY OF COMPLEX C SUBUNIT B CCB4, chloroplastic isoform X4, giving the protein MDAKAAPSSSSPLPQFPLFRQSFFRIPGSGLQGTEAQEGLGRRLGFQKRRRCSQLAYLRWRPLPLCCSLQPRCFSSQSRADLLTLGLAVTNVLAGLVWLSIRPKSVSKVNPQGVECRKICSDLPDCIVSELLWTWESLSVVTCCRSLVIVYEGSCLLQIGVAAESNGGYTMEVDAPKLIQGLLYQGVMKSGAQSYLANLSLYPGKSELPFLPSNTQAVILQPLGDKGIAIIGGDTIRGFTTADQAWITLIAEKLDTTLSRFATNLTVAMQDKI
- the LOC122656725 gene encoding protein COFACTOR ASSEMBLY OF COMPLEX C SUBUNIT B CCB4, chloroplastic isoform X7 — encoded protein: MEAGILLRPISWTPRPPPLRRLLYPNFPCSVKASSEFPGAGYRGPKPKRDWVADWVSRNDDVVRSLPIYVGGLSLFAVLFNRAASGIAPVADASSSQSRADLLTLGLAVTNVLAGLVWLSIRPKSVSKVNPQGVECRKICSDLPDCIVSELLWTWESLSVVTCCRSLVIVYEGSCLLQIGVAAESNGGYTMEVDAPKLIQGLLYQGVMKSGALTWPTYLFILESLSCHFYLQIHRQLSYSHLEIKELQ
- the LOC122656725 gene encoding protein COFACTOR ASSEMBLY OF COMPLEX C SUBUNIT B CCB4, chloroplastic isoform X1, with the translated sequence MEAGILLRPISWTPRPPPLRRLLYPNFPCSVKASSEFPGAGYRGPKPKRDWVADWVSRNDDVVRSLPIYVGGLSLFAVLFNRAASGIAPVADASSSQSRADLLTLGLAVTNVLAGLVWLSIRPKSVSKVNPQGVECRKICSDLPDCIVSELLWTWESLSVVTCCRSLVIVYEGSCLLQIGVAAESNGGYTMEVDAPKLIQGLLYQGVMKSGAQSYLANLSLYPGKSELPFLPSNTQAVILQPLGDKGIAIIGGDTIRGFTTADQAWITLIAEKLDTTLSRFATNLTVAMQDKI
- the LOC122656725 gene encoding protein COFACTOR ASSEMBLY OF COMPLEX C SUBUNIT B CCB4, chloroplastic isoform X8, encoding MEAGILLRPISWTPRPPPLRRLLYPNFPCSVKASSEFPGAGYRGPKPKRDWVADWVSRNDDVVRSLPIYVGGLSLFAVLFNRAASGIAPVADASSSQSRADLLTLGLAVTNVLAGLVWLSIRPKSVSKVNPQGVECRKICSDLPDCIVSELLWTWESLSVVTCCRSLVIVYEGSCLLQIGVAAESNGGYTMEVDAPKLIQGLLYQGVMKSGAQSYLANLSLYPGKSELPFLPSNTQLSYSHLEIKELQ
- the LOC122656725 gene encoding protein COFACTOR ASSEMBLY OF COMPLEX C SUBUNIT B CCB4, chloroplastic isoform X5, producing the protein MEAGILLRPISWTPRPPPLRRLLYPNFPCSVKASSEFPEGSGLQGTEAQEGLGRRLGFQKRRRCSQLAYLRWRPLPLCCSLQPRCFRYRPCCRRQQVNPQGVECRKICSDLPDCIVSELLWTWESLSVVTCCRSLVIVYEGSCLLQIGVAAESNGGYTMEVDAPKLIQGLLYQGVMKSGAQSYLANLSLYPGKSELPFLPSNTQAVILQPLGDKGIAIIGGDTIRGFTTADQAWITLIAEKLDTTLSRFATNLTVAMQDKI
- the LOC122656725 gene encoding protein COFACTOR ASSEMBLY OF COMPLEX C SUBUNIT B CCB4, chloroplastic isoform X2: MEAGILLRPISWTPRPPPLRRLLYPNFPCSVKASSEFPEGSGLQGTEAQEGLGRRLGFQKRRRCSQLAYLRWRPLPLCCSLQPRCFSSQSRADLLTLGLAVTNVLAGLVWLSIRPKSVSKVNPQGVECRKICSDLPDCIVSELLWTWESLSVVTCCRSLVIVYEGSCLLQIGVAAESNGGYTMEVDAPKLIQGLLYQGVMKSGAQSYLANLSLYPGKSELPFLPSNTQAVILQPLGDKGIAIIGGDTIRGFTTADQAWITLIAEKLDTTLSRFATNLTVAMQDKI
- the LOC122656725 gene encoding protein COFACTOR ASSEMBLY OF COMPLEX C SUBUNIT B CCB4, chloroplastic isoform X6 — protein: MEAGILLRPISWTPRPPPLRRLLYPNFPCSVKASSEFPGAGYRGPKPKRDWVADWVSRNDDVVRSLPIYVGGLSLFAVLFNRAASGIAPVADASSSQSRADLLTLGLAVTNVLAGLVWLSIRPKSVSKVNPQGVECRKICSDLPDCIVSELLWTWESLSVVTCCRSLVIVYEGSCLLQIGVAAESNGGYTMEVDAPKLIQGLLYQGVMKSGAQSYLANLSLYPGKSELPFLPSNTQCTEKGRKVALGNKS
- the LOC122656725 gene encoding protein COFACTOR ASSEMBLY OF COMPLEX C SUBUNIT B CCB4, chloroplastic isoform X3; translated protein: MDAKAAPSSSSPLPQFPLFRQSFFRIPGYRGPKPKRDWVADWVSRNDDVVRSLPIYVGGLSLFAVLFNRAASGIAPVADASSSQSRADLLTLGLAVTNVLAGLVWLSIRPKSVSKVNPQGVECRKICSDLPDCIVSELLWTWESLSVVTCCRSLVIVYEGSCLLQIGVAAESNGGYTMEVDAPKLIQGLLYQGVMKSGAQSYLANLSLYPGKSELPFLPSNTQAVILQPLGDKGIAIIGGDTIRGFTTADQAWITLIAEKLDTTLSRFATNLTVAMQDKI